GTATATGATACTTTTTAAAAAAATTGGAACTACACCTCAAAAATATCCAAGGCAAGTAGGTATTCCAAAAAAATTCCCTTTAGGAGAAACCAAATGATCAAAATTATTGTTGATAAGCCTTATGAAGGCTGGATGAATATGGCATTAGACATATCAATAGCCAAACTCAGTGCAATAAGAAAAATTTCCACATTAAGGATATACCAATGGAAAGACCCCACCTTATCCCTTGGCAAACATCAAAAAACAGACAACCTAAACTGGGAGTTTATAAATAGTAACAATATCTCTGTTGTAAGAAGGCCCTCAGGTGGGAGAGCGGTTTTACACAATAATGAAATAACCTATTCTTTTTCAACCTTTATTAACAACGAAAACTTACCAAATAATCTACTTGCAAGCTACTTGAAAATCTCTCAAGCGCTGGTAAGATCACTACACGAATTAGGAATTGAAGCGGATCTTGAAAGTTCAAAAAAAGAAGGTGTAACTAAGGATCTTTGCTATGATGCACCCTCATTTTATGAAGTGAAAGTTAATGGAAAGAAACTAATTGGAAGCGCACAATACAGAACGGCAAATTTCATTCTTCAACATGGTTCAATTCCAATTAAGCATGACTATGAAACCTACATTAACTCTTTTAAATACTCTCATACTGATTGGATAAAACAGCATTTAATTAGTTCAACCATCGATTTAGAAACAATTTTTAAAAAACCTATTTCAAAGATGGAGATTGTCAAAGCTTTTGAAATAGGTTTTAAGTCGGTTTTCAAAGAAGAAATATCAGAAGGTGTTTTAGAACAAGAGGAAATAATTCTTGCACAAAAAATGAAAAATGATTTTACCGTTCTGGAGGAAATGAACTAACAATTTGATTAACCAAGGGTTTTAAGCTTTGTTGAGTCAATAAATTAGCATATTCAACATTTATCCATTCTTTAATCCACTTTTCTGTATTTGATTCCGGAATTAATTTATCTTCTTTAAACAATTTATCATCTTGGGCAGAGTTCAGTATCTTTGCAAAGATATCTGACACAAAGGCTTCAGTTGCCTCTCTCACGCCTATTTCATTATAATTTATACCTGATACATTAAATGCTGGTCCAATTACGTTAGCCATTTACATCACCACCAAGTCAGCATATATGTAAGCTTTAGCGCTTTGAATAATTGCAATTATATCTTGAGGAGTTGCTCCTGCCGTTTTTAAAGCTGTAATCAAATTCGCAACCGTTGCTGGTTTCCCACTTATTTTCCCGTTTTCAACACTTACACTGAAGTTACCATAACTAACAGTGAAATCAGCTATTCCGACATCTCCTCCAAGAACTATCGTTCCAGTTTTTTCATTGATCACTATCTTGGCTTTTACATCGGGAGTAATCTCTATCTCTTCAATTAAAGCTAAAAAAGATATTATATCATCTTCAAAATATTTTGGAACTTCTACCTTAATTGAAGATGGATCAAGGGCTTTGGCGATTTTTAATGAAAAAGTTGAATTTATTGCGTTAGCAACCCTCGCCGATGTTGTAAAATCTGGTTGTTTCAAGTTGATAGTCACAGTGTCTTCATCTACAATCCGAGCAGGAATTTCTCTCTCTATAATAGCCCCTTCAGGGATATAACCGACTGCTTTATATCTTTGTTGTAGGTTAGATGATGAACGGACATTGGCTCCACCAGTTAAAACATTACCTTGTGCAACAGCATAAACTCTATTATCAGCACCATAAAGAGGCGTTTGCATTAAGACTCCATTTTCAATTGAATCAGAATCACCTATAGCAGCTACAGTAACGTCTAACCTCATACCTTCCTTGTAAAAAGATGGTATATCAGCGAAAACCATAACAAGGGCGGTATTTTCTGTTTCAACATAAGAGGTAAGATTGATGTTAAAGTTGGTCAGCATATTATTTATCATCTCAGAGGGTACATCCCCCGAATCTCCTGTACCATCTAAACCTGTAACTAAACCGATTCCAAATAATTGATTGTCCCTTGCACCTCTGAAATTCGAGATATCTTTTACTCTAACTCCAGCAAAGGCATAACCACTTATAATTAAAATTAATAAAAAGGTGACAAATAAATTTTTTCTCATTTTGACTCCCTTCTAAAAAAATATATTTGCTATTCCTGAAAGTATAGAAGTTAACCATGACGGTTCGTTAGGATCCTGTTGGAAAACTATATCTCCATCGTACCAAATCTTTGCATTAGCTAAACTAGAAGAAAAAATAGTTCCGTCTTTTGCTATGTTTTTGGGAGAAACATAACCTTCAACAATCATAGTATTCCTGTTATTCCCCACTTTAATTTCCTTTTCTCCTCTAATTTTTAAAAGTCCATTTTGATCTTTTTCTTGAATTATACCAGATACAAATAATTGAACCTCTGCAGAAGAAGAAGAACTTTTTTGATTGTTTTGTACACTAACCTGCGTTGGATCTCCAGCCCCAATAGGTAAAAAATTAGATAAATCTACCCCTCCTATATTATTTACTACTGAGTTAATCGTACCAACAGACGCTTTTTTGTAATCAGGCATATTTTCAGATAAAGTGAGGGAAGGATTTTCGGAAACTACAATCGTTACAACATCTCCTACTCCAAAATCCTGGTTATAGTTGTAAATAGAGTTACCTTGTTCATCGCTTTTATTCCATAATGATTCAGAGAAACCAAGGCTAGTTGAAACTAGAAAAATTAAGAAAATAATAAAAACTTTTGAAAACTTTATATCAGTCATTTTTGCGAACCTCCTAAACTAACCATAAGTATAGGGCCTTCCTTCAATTTACCAGTTATAATATTTCCACTTTCAACATTTCTAACGCTCAAAGTATCTCCAAAATTAGCATTTGCCATAGCCCTTGCCAAAGTAGAAACCGTTATGCCCTCAAATTCTACCAAAACCGTTACAATGTCCCCTGCTTTCACATCAGGTATACGTCTTAAATAAATTGAATCTACTATTTCACCTTTTTTTACATCTTTCGTTAATTCATAACTTCCGGATCTTATCAATTCTAAATCTACAGGTTTATTGTTGATAGATAAAACGTTTTTAGTGGCTGGTTCTGTTAACTCTTCATTCAAAATGGTTCCCCTAGTTAAATCTTTGGAATATACAAGTACTTTTTCATATTTCGATACATTAGCAATAACTGTAAGTGTCTTTTGATTGTTTTTATCATCTTTTATATTCAAATTTACATACAACTTATCGTAGCTTTGAAAGATCCTTATTACTTCCGCCGATAAAACCTTTTCAGGGAGAACCTTTAAATCAATACTATTCACAGTCAAAGAATTGTCGTACTCTTTTATCTTTTGTTGTAAGAAATTTTCTAACTCAATGTAATGAACATCTATGTGTTGATTTTCGTTTTTGTATACAACCGTAACCGTACTTTCTTCAAAAACAAGATCAAAATCACTGTAATAACTACTCATTAAACCGTACAAAATTTTAGAAAGCTCTTTTTCAGAATAAATTATCTTATCGTTAACTATATAAGAAATAGTCCTATCTGACTT
The genomic region above belongs to Petrotoga sibirica DSM 13575 and contains:
- a CDS encoding lipoate--protein ligase family protein — protein: MIKIIVDKPYEGWMNMALDISIAKLSAIRKISTLRIYQWKDPTLSLGKHQKTDNLNWEFINSNNISVVRRPSGGRAVLHNNEITYSFSTFINNENLPNNLLASYLKISQALVRSLHELGIEADLESSKKEGVTKDLCYDAPSFYEVKVNGKKLIGSAQYRTANFILQHGSIPIKHDYETYINSFKYSHTDWIKQHLISSTIDLETIFKKPISKMEIVKAFEIGFKSVFKEEISEGVLEQEEIILAQKMKNDFTVLEEMN
- a CDS encoding flagellar basal body P-ring protein FlgI is translated as MRKNLFVTFLLILIISGYAFAGVRVKDISNFRGARDNQLFGIGLVTGLDGTGDSGDVPSEMINNMLTNFNINLTSYVETENTALVMVFADIPSFYKEGMRLDVTVAAIGDSDSIENGVLMQTPLYGADNRVYAVAQGNVLTGGANVRSSSNLQQRYKAVGYIPEGAIIEREIPARIVDEDTVTINLKQPDFTTSARVANAINSTFSLKIAKALDPSSIKVEVPKYFEDDIISFLALIEEIEITPDVKAKIVINEKTGTIVLGGDVGIADFTVSYGNFSVSVENGKISGKPATVANLITALKTAGATPQDIIAIIQSAKAYIYADLVVM
- a CDS encoding flagellar basal body L-ring protein FlgH; amino-acid sequence: MTDIKFSKVFIIFLIFLVSTSLGFSESLWNKSDEQGNSIYNYNQDFGVGDVVTIVVSENPSLTLSENMPDYKKASVGTINSVVNNIGGVDLSNFLPIGAGDPTQVSVQNNQKSSSSSAEVQLFVSGIIQEKDQNGLLKIRGEKEIKVGNNRNTMIVEGYVSPKNIAKDGTIFSSSLANAKIWYDGDIVFQQDPNEPSWLTSILSGIANIFF
- the flgA gene encoding flagellar basal body P-ring formation chaperone FlgA yields the protein MIRLIKIIFFSVMLLVSSIVFSKMVFTIPPIIVSEDRIFSLKDIFPETKSDRTISYIVNDKIIYSEKELSKILYGLMSSYYSDFDLVFEESTVTVVYKNENQHIDVHYIELENFLQQKIKEYDNSLTVNSIDLKVLPEKVLSAEVIRIFQSYDKLYVNLNIKDDKNNQKTLTVIANVSKYEKVLVYSKDLTRGTILNEELTEPATKNVLSINNKPVDLELIRSGSYELTKDVKKGEIVDSIYLRRIPDVKAGDIVTVLVEFEGITVSTLARAMANANFGDTLSVRNVESGNIITGKLKEGPILMVSLGGSQK